The DNA region TCCTCGATGCGCTCGGGGACCTGGAAGCGTCTGAGCGAGTCCTGGTACCACATCTCCGCGTCCTTGGCCTCGGCGAGGGCCTGCGCGTCGGTGGGCGCCACGTAGATCTGCCGTGACACCCCCCAGTGCTTCATCAGGGCCGTGATCTCGCCCTCCGTCCGGCCGTGCTTGCGGAGGGCGGTGAGATACGAGTCGCGCCGCTTCACGAGCTGGCTGACCGGCCCGGTGAGGATGGAATTCAGCATGGGCCACCCGCGCGCCGCCGAGCTCTCGATGCCGTCATCGCTGCCGCACACCTGGTAGATGGGCGGGTGCGGGCGCTGCCACGGCTTGGGGATGAGGCGCGTCTCGCCGACCGTGAAGAAGCGGCCCTCGAACGAGAAGCGCTCCTCGGTCCACGCGCGCAGCATGATGTCCACCGCCTCGTCGAACCGCTCGCGGTTCTCCTCCTGGGGCACGTGATAGCCGCGGAACTCGGCGGGGCGGTTGCCGCGGCCCACGCCCACGTCGAGCCGGCCCTTGGAGATGATGTCGATCAGCGCGACCTGCTCGGCGAGGCGCAGCGGGTGGTGAAACGGCAGGATGGCCGCGGCGAGGCCGATGCGCACGCGGCGCGTGCGAGACGCGGCGGTGGCGGCGAGGCTGGCCGGATCGACGGCGAGGCCGTAGTCGATGAAGTGATGCTCGGTGAGCCAGATCTGGTCGAAGCCGAGCTCCTCCGTCCATTCCATCTGCTCGAGCTCGCGGTGCACGACCTCGGCATGGCTCAGCCCCGGTGCGGCCTGGAAAAAGAAGAACGTCCCGAAGCGCATGGTCACCTCCGGCCCCCGATACTACACGCCCGGTGGCGGGTGTACGTTGAAGTTGTCGGTATCGGCTGTACGAAGGAGGTCCGCATCATGAAGCATCCGCGTAGCTGGATCTGGCTCGGCTTGATTGTCCAGTGGCTCGGCTTCGCCTACGACATCGTCTGGCACGGATTCATCCGCCCCGATTTCGAGGCCACCACGGTGCGCGGCATGGTCCATCACCTCGGCACCGTTCACGTACCCCTCTACCTCGGCGTCGCCCTCACGTTCCTCGCCGCCGGCTGGGCGCTGATCGACCACGTGCAGCACGGGGCGCATGGCATAGGCATTCCCATTGCCTTCGCCGGGGCCGTCATCCAGGTGATCGGCGAGGGCTGGCACGCCTCGTCCCACCTCCACCTGAGCACGCACGTGGGTCCGCTCGCCTTCTCGCTGTCCTTCCTGGGCATGCTGATCGTGCTGGGCGCCCTGCTCTTCAGTGGCCACGCCGGGAGGGGGGAACCGCGCCTGTTGACTCACTCCTGAGGCGCCCCTAGAGTAGCCGCACTCTCGCGGCACTCAAAGGAGGCCCTCCATGAGCCAGTGGCGCAGCGCGGTCGCGGCCGTCACCCTGTTCCTGGTCCCGGTGGCGGCCGCCGCCGCGCCCGAGGGCAAGGTCGTCATCGCGCAGGGCGTGGATCCAACCACGCTCGACATGATGAACCAGTCCGAGCAGCCGGCGTCCAACGTGGGCGCCCAGATGTTCGACATGCTGGTGGCGCGCGACCAGAGCCTGGCCCTCGTGCCGGAGCTGGCGACCGAGCTGCCCAAGCTCGTGGCCCCGACCGTGTGGGAGATCAAGCTCCGCAAGGGCGTGAAGTTTCACAACGGCGAGACCTTCGACGCGGAGTCGGTGAAGTTCAGCCTCGAGCGGCTCGCCAATCCCGCCAACAAGCTGCGCGGCTCGCCGACGTACGGCCCTATCGACCGCGTCGAGATCGTCGATCCCTACCTCGTCCGCGTCCACACCAAGAAGCCCTGGCCCACGTTCGTGGCCCAGATGGCCCTGCGCCAGGCCTCGATGTACCCGCCCAAGGAGTACGCGGGCAAGGACGCGGCGGCCATCTCGAAGAATCCCATCGGCACCGGGCCCTACAAGTTCGTGCGCTGGTCCAAGGACGAGGAGATCGTGATGGAGGCCGTGCCGGATCACTGGCGCGGCCCCGCCCGGATCAAGACCGTCGTGTTCCGCCACATCCCCGACGACGCGGTGCGCGTGGCCGCGCTCCAGAACGGCGAGATCGACGTGGCGGTAAACATCCCGCCGCACCTCGCCGGCATCATCGAAAAGCACCCGAAGCTCTTCCTCAGCACCGCGCCCTCGATCCGCACCATCCAGCTCATGATCTACACGCACCAGATGGACGCGACGACCCACAAGGCCACCGGCCCGTATCCGGGGCCCACCGCGGACAAGCGGGTGCGCCAGGCCATGGTGTCCGCGGTCGATGCCGACGAGATCATTCGCGGTGTGATGGACGGCAAGGCGGTGCGCATGGCCACCATGCTGACCAGCATGCATTTCGGCTTCGATCCCGCCCTCAAGCCGGTCAAGCAGGATCTCGCCCGCACCAAGAAGCTCCTCGCCGAGGCCGGCTTCCCCAACGGCATCGACATCGTGCTCAACGGCCCGCAGGGGCGCTACGTGCGTGACCGCGAGGTCGCGGAAGCGGTCAGCGGCCAGCTCACCAAGGCAGGGATCCGCACCACGCTCCGCACGCACGAGTTCGTGGCCTACCTCAACAACATGGTCTACGTGCACAAGGCGGGGCCGGTATGGCTCATCGGCTGGGGCCATCCGGCGATGGACGCCGAGGCCATCTACGTGCCGCTGTTCAAGTCGCCGGGCATCTTCGTGAACTGGGACAATGGCGACTTCAACGGCATGGTGGAGGCGGCGCAGAGCGAGATGGACGAGAAGAAGCGGCTGGCCCTCTACCACCGGATCAACAAGCTCTGGATCGAGGAGGCGCCCGCGGTGCCGCTCTACCAGCAGATCGACCTCTATGGCGCCAGCAAGCGGCTCGCCTGGAAGGCGCGTAGCGACGAGCTGATCCGCGCCTACGACATGGCGCTCAAGCCCGGGTCATGAGATGAGCTGGCGCTTCCTGCACCCCACGGATTTCTCCGAGGCCAGCGAGCTGGCCTTCGCGCACGCGCTCAAGCTCACCTTGCTCACCGGCGGCGAGCTCCGTATCCTCCACGTGGCCCCCGACGCCGGATTGGGAGGCTGGAAGCACTTCCCGGGCGTGCGCGAGGCGCTCGAGCGCTGGGGGGTGCTGCCGCCCGGCAGCGCGCCCTCGGCGGTGGCGGAGCTCGGCGTCGAGATCGAGAAGGTTCAGACCGCCGGCGCCGATC from Candidatus Methylomirabilota bacterium includes:
- a CDS encoding LLM class flavin-dependent oxidoreductase, producing the protein MRFGTFFFFQAAPGLSHAEVVHRELEQMEWTEELGFDQIWLTEHHFIDYGLAVDPASLAATAASRTRRVRIGLAAAILPFHHPLRLAEQVALIDIISKGRLDVGVGRGNRPAEFRGYHVPQEENRERFDEAVDIMLRAWTEERFSFEGRFFTVGETRLIPKPWQRPHPPIYQVCGSDDGIESSAARGWPMLNSILTGPVSQLVKRRDSYLTALRKHGRTEGEITALMKHWGVSRQIYVAPTDAQALAEAKDAEMWYQDSLRRFQVPERIEDAHPSLQPGFRAAAERFAKVTWEGLVEETLAFGSPDTVIAKLEEMRAMGVGHVLCWMNFGGLPQDKIRRSMELFAREVMPHFR
- a CDS encoding ABC transporter substrate-binding protein yields the protein MSQWRSAVAAVTLFLVPVAAAAAPEGKVVIAQGVDPTTLDMMNQSEQPASNVGAQMFDMLVARDQSLALVPELATELPKLVAPTVWEIKLRKGVKFHNGETFDAESVKFSLERLANPANKLRGSPTYGPIDRVEIVDPYLVRVHTKKPWPTFVAQMALRQASMYPPKEYAGKDAAAISKNPIGTGPYKFVRWSKDEEIVMEAVPDHWRGPARIKTVVFRHIPDDAVRVAALQNGEIDVAVNIPPHLAGIIEKHPKLFLSTAPSIRTIQLMIYTHQMDATTHKATGPYPGPTADKRVRQAMVSAVDADEIIRGVMDGKAVRMATMLTSMHFGFDPALKPVKQDLARTKKLLAEAGFPNGIDIVLNGPQGRYVRDREVAEAVSGQLTKAGIRTTLRTHEFVAYLNNMVYVHKAGPVWLIGWGHPAMDAEAIYVPLFKSPGIFVNWDNGDFNGMVEAAQSEMDEKKRLALYHRINKLWIEEAPAVPLYQQIDLYGASKRLAWKARSDELIRAYDMALKPGS